The genomic region ACGTCGCCGCCACCCTCACCGTGAGCTCCCCGGAGCCGGCGACCGCGCTGCTGCAGATCGCCGTCGCCGATCCGGTAGCCGAGCAGCTCACCGTGCTCTCCGGCGGCACCGCCGTGGAGCCTGAGGAGTTCGAGGTGAACGGCGCCCGGGTGCACCGGCTGCAGCTCCTCGCGGGCGACACGACGGTCACGTACTCGGCGTCGGCCCAGGACGGCGGGTCCCCGCGGAAGGTCTCCTCCGCCGAGTGGGCCGAGGCCCTGCGCCCGAGCCGCTACTGCCCCTCCGACCAGCTCGAGGGGTTCGCGGGCACCGAGTTCGACCGGACGCTCCCCCGCGCCCGGCTGGTCAGCACCGTCGCGGACTGGGTGCACCGCCGGCTGGTCTACACGTCGGGCGCCAGCCGCCCCGTCGACACCGCCGTCGACACGCTGCTCGCCGGCCGGGGCGTGTGCCGGGACTACGCGCATCTGACGGTCACCCTGCTCAGGGCCCTGGAGATCCCGGCACGCCTGGTGGCGGTCTACGCGCCGGGGCTCGCGCCGATGGACTTCCACGCCGTCGTCGAGGCCGAGGTCGACGGCGTCTGGTCCGTGGTCGACGCCACCCGCCTCGCACCGACCAGGTCGCTGGTGCGCATCTGCTCGGGCCGGGACGCCGCCGACACCGCGTTCCTGTCCCTGTTCGGCGGGGTGGCGCAGTTCCGCACGATGCGCGTCACGGCGACGACGGACGGCCCGCTGCCGGCTCCGGACGAGGCTCCGTTCCCGCTGCCCTGACCCCGTTCCCGAGTGCCCGGATGCCGTTCCAGGCCACATCCGGCCGCGGCAGCGAGCGCTTCTCGAGATAGCCCGCGGCGGCACGCCGCAGCCGGCGGATCTCGCGGACCAGCGCGAACGGACCGACCGCGCCCGCGCCATCGACGACCCGCTCGGGCTGGAAGGTCCACACGTCGGTCGCGATCAGCTCCCCGGTCACGACGACGCTGCGCAGCGACCACAGTCTCTCGTCGTGCCCGTGTGCCAGCAGGCTGGCCGGCCCCTCGCGCAGCGACTCGTCGGGCGGTACGTCGAGCCGCAACCGCCCCGCGGCGCCCGGTCCAGTGACGCGGGCCCGCTGGAGGCTCGGCATACCGTCGTCCGTCCGGGTCGCGAGGACGGCGCTGGGATAGGCCGCCAGCTCGGCCAGCGCCCGTGCGGAGACGCCGTCCGGGACACCGGTGAACACCGTCGCGGGGCCCGCGGGCAACGGCGGCCGCGTGATCCACGCCGTCGGCGTGACCGTGATCAGCAGCCGCATGTAGTACCAGTCGAACAGCCGCCGGGTGACCACGTTGCGGGAGTACACGTGGTTGAACGGCTGGCGCTCGTGCAGCCGCCGCCAGTACTCCGGCGCGCCGGCGACGTCGGTGACGATCTCGTCCGGACAGCGGGCGCGCCCCTGCACGAGCACCTGCGGAGCCCCCGCCATGCCGCTCCCCGTGGGCTCGCTGAACAGCAGCGCCACGCGGTCGTCGCGGCGGATGTTGTAGGCCTTCTGCGGCAGCGCGATCGACGTGGTGATCAGGAAGGTGCCGTCCGATCGGTAGAGCACGGCCGTCGGCCAGGTGATCGGGACGCCGGACCTCGTGAGGGTGGCGAACTCGCATGTCCGGTAACGATCGACCACCTCCAGCACCTGCGGATCCGACGGCGGCGTCATCCGGGACTCCTCGGGGCGGCGTGACTGCCCAGAGGGTGGCAGCAGCGGGTCAGCCGCGGTAGGCCTCCAGCAGCCGCAGCCAGATCTCGCTGACCGTCGGGTAGGCGGGCACGGCGTGCCAGAGCCGGCGGATCGGCACCTCGCCGACGACGGCGATCGTCGCGGCCTGCAGCAGCTCACCCACGGCCGGCCCGACGAACGTCAGACCGAGCAGCACGTCGCGGTCGGTGTCGATGACCGCGATCGCCCTCCCCTCGTAGCCGTCGGCGAACAGCGACGAGCCGGCCACCTCCAGCGGGATGTCGACGACCCGGTGCGGGAGGCCGGCGTCGTCTGCCTCTTTCGCGGTGCGGCCCACGCTGGCCACCTGCGGGACGGTGAAGACGACCGACGGCGTGGCGTACCGGTCCGCCGTGGCGACGAACGGCGACCAGTCCGAGGTGTCGACGTCCTCCCCCGTCGCCCGGGCGACGATCGCCGCCCCGGCCTGGCGCGCCTGGTACTTGCCCATGTGCGTGAGCAGGGCGCGGCCGTTGACGTCGCCCACTCCGTAGAGCCAGGACGATCCGTCCACCCGGAGCGTGTCGTCCACCTCGAGGTAGTTCCCGGGCTCCAGTCCGACGACGTCCAGCCCCACGTCGCCGGTACGGGCGGCGCGGCCGACGGCGACGAGCACCTCGTCGCCACGGAACTCGCCGCCCGAGGTCGTCAGCACGACCTCGCCGTCGTCACGCCGGGCGGCGGTGACGTCGGTGTCCAGCCGGACGTCGACACCGCTGTCCCGCAGGGACCGGGCCACCGCGTCGCCCGCCGCCGGCTCCATGCCCTCCAGCAGCCGGTCGCCCCGCTGCAGAACGGTGACCTGGGAACCCAGCGCCTGCCAGGCGGTCGCCATCTCGCAGCCCACGTAGCCCCCGCCCAGCACCAGCAGCCGGCCGGGCGCCTCCTTGGCGCTGGTCGCCTCCCGCGGGCCCCAGGGGTCGACGTCGGCCAGCCCGTCGATCGGAGGCGTGGCGGACATCGACCCCGTGCACACGGCGACCGCGTGCCGCGCGGTCAGGCGGGTCTCGGTGCCGTCGGCGGCAGTGACGACGACGGTGCGCTCGCCGGCCAGCCGTCCGGTGCCGCGGATCAGGTCGATCCCGGCGCCCTGGACCCACTCGACCTGACCGGAGTCGTCCCAGTGCGAGGTGAACGAGCTGCGGCGTTCCAGCGTGGCCGCGACGTCCTGCTCACCGGTGACCGCCTGCCTCGCCCCGTCGACGTCACGGGCCTCGGAGAGCACCTCCGTGCCGCGCAGCAGCGCCTTGCTGGGCATGCACGCCCAGTAGGAGCACTCGCCGCCGACCAGTTCGCTCTCCACGAGGACGGCGGTCAACCCACCCCGGACGACGACGTCGGCGACGTTCTCCCCCGTCGACCCGGCCCCGAGGACGACGACGTCATAGCTCTGCTCAGTCACACGCCCCATCCTGTCCGTGTGGTCGACTGGCCGCCATGCCGGTCGATGCCGCCGATTTCGCCGCCGCCCTGGGGCAGTACGCCGCCGGGGTCTGCCTGCTGACCGTGCGCGACGGGATCGACGACGTCGGGACGACGGTCAGCTCGGTGATGAGCGTGTCGGCCGCCCCACCGCTGGTCGCCGTCGGGCTCTCGGCCCAGGGCTACCCGGCGGAGGTGCTGGAGGAGGTCGGGACGTGCGGGCTGACGGTGCTCGCGGCGCAGCACGCGATCGTCGCCTCGCGGTTCGCCTCGGCCGGCCGCCCGAGCGCCCGGCACCTCCTGGAGTCGGTGCCCTGGTCGCGGGCCCCGGGCAGCGACGCGATCGTGCTCGACGACGGCCTCGCCGCCCTGGACTGCCGGCTCGAGCGGCTGGTCGAGGCGGGCGACCACGTGGTGGCGCTGCTGGCCGTCGAGGCCGTGCCGGTGCTCGACGCGGACGCCCGCCCGCTGCTGCGCCTGCGGGGCCGGTACGTCGACGAGTCCGGCTCCCCGCGCCCCCGCGCCTGAAGGGCGTTCATGGCCATAATCGCCTTGACTGTCACATCCACGGCGTCGGCGGTGCTTACCCGTTGTGGAACCCGTACGGCCATCGGCCACCGCAGCAGTGCCCTTCCCCGGGGTGCGCGGCATGGCGCGGCCCCGGACTGAACGGGGCACCGGCATGTCTCGCGGGCGGGTCGACGTCCGGACGGACCTCGAGCAGGTCTTCCGCAGCAACTATGCGGGCGTCGTCGCCGTCGCCGCCCGGGTGCTCGGCTCCCGCGACCAGGCCGAGGACGTCGCCCAGGAGGTCTTCCTCTCCTTCGGCCGCTCCTCGGTGCCGGCCGACGAGGCCGGCGGCTGGCTGACCGTCGCCGCGACCCACACCGCCCTGAACCTGCTCCGCTCGGGCCGCCGTCGCAGTGCCCGGGAGGAGAACGCCTGCGACGGTCCGGCGGTCGTGCCCGACGTCGCCGACCTCGTGATCACCCGCGAGGAGCGCAGCGCCGTCCGGGCCGCGCTCGCCCGGCTGCCGCACAAGCAGGCGGTCACGCTGGTGCTCCGGCACAGCGGCCTCAGCTACGCCGAGGTCGCCTCGGCACTCGATCTGTCCCCAGGGAGCGTGGGCACCACCGTGCGCCGCGCCGAATCCGTGTTGCTCAAGGAGCTGAACCGCCATGCGTCACCCGAGTGACGGCGTCCTGCGCCGACTGGTCGACGAGCCGGCCGGCGTGACCGACGACGACCGCGCCCACGTGGCCTCCTGCCCGGCCTGCCTGCGCGCGCTGGACAGCGCCCGCGCCGACGCCCGGCTGGTCGGCTCCGCGCTGGCGGCGCCTCGGACCGGCGACGTCGACACCGACGCGGCCTGGGCGCGGCTCTCGTCGGCGGCCTCGGCCACCACCACGCCCGCGTTCCGCCCGGCACCCACCGCCGCACGCCGGCGCTGGGGGTCGGCGGTGCGGCGGCCCGCGGCCGCCGCGCTCGGCGCGGTGGTGATCCTGACCGGCGCCGGCGTCGCTGCGGCCAACGACTGGCTGCCGATCTTCCAGACCGAGCGCGTCGACCCCGTCGAGGTGACCGCCACCGATCTGGTCCAGGTGCCCGACCTCTCCGCGTACGGCGACCTGCAGATCACGCAGGACCCTGAACCGGGGCAGGTGGCCGACGCCGAGACCGCGCGCGAGCGGACCGGTCTCGCCGTCCCCGAGGTCGCCGACCTGCCCGAGGGCGTGACCGGGGAGCCGACCTACCAGGTCGCCGGCGTCGCCGAGGCGACGTTCACCTTCTCGGCCGACAAGGCCGCCCGGGCCGCGGCCGCCGAGGGCGAGGTCCTGCCGCCCCCGCCGGCCGGGCTGGACGGCAGCCAGCTGCGGCTGCAGGCGGGCCCCGGTGTCGCGGCGATGTGGTCGCAGCCGACCGGGGTGCCGACTCTCGTCGTCGCCCGGGTCGGCGCTCCGACGGTCTACTCGTCGGGCGTGCCGTTCGAGACGGTCCGCGACTACCTGCTGTCCCTGCCCGGCCTGCCGGAGGGGCTCGCGGACCAGCTGCGCACGCTCTCGGCGGACGGCGGGACGCTGCCCCTGCCCGTCCCGGCGGAGCTGGTGACCAGCTCCACGGCCGACGTCGGCGGTGCGGAGGCCACCGTGCTCACCTCCCGCAACGGACTGTTCGCCGGCGTGGTCTGGGTGGAGGACGGCGTGATGACCGGCGTGGCCGGGTCGCTGAGTGCCGACGAGCTCCTGTCGGTCGCCCGTGACCTGGGCTGACGCCGCTACCGTCCGCGGGATGACCCCTTCCGGCTCGTCGGTGGAGCTCGCCGACCTCCCGCCGTCCCCGGCGGTCTGGTGCTCCGGGCTGCGCAAGCGGTACGGACGCCGGACCGCCGTCGACGACGTGTCCTTCTCCGTGGCCCGCGGCGAGGTGCTCGGCCTGCTGGGCCCCAACGGCGCCGGCAAGACCAGCGTCATCAAGATGCTGCTGGGCCTCGTCCGGCCCGACGCCGGCGAGGTGCTGCTGCTCGGGCGGCGAGCGTCCGACCCTCGATCCCGCAGCGCCGTCGGGTACCTGCCGGAGCTCTTCCGCTACCAGCCGTGGCTGACCCCGACCGAGGTGCTGGACCTGCACGTCCGGCTGGCCAGGTCCGACGTGCCCCCGGCCGAGCGGCGGGAGTGCCTGGCGCTCGTCGGGCTGGCCGGCCGCGCGGGCGACCGCTTGGGCGGGTTCTCCAAGGGCATGCAGCAACGGCTCGGCCTCGCCGTCGCGCTGGTCGCCCGGCCCGAGCTGGTCGTGCTCGACGAGCCCACGAGCGCGCTGGACCCGATCGGCCGGGTCGACGTCCGCGACCTCGTGCTCTCGCTGAAGTCCCGCGGCGTCGCCGTGCTGCTCAACTCGCACCTCATCGGCGAGGTGGAGCGCGTGTGCGACCGGGTGGTGATCCTCGACGAGGGCCGGGTGGCGGCGTCGGGCACCCTGGCCGAGCTGCTCGGTCAGCGGGAGGTCCGGCTGCGGCTGGCCGGGGTCGACGGACGGGCGGAGGACCGGCTGCGGGCGGCTGGCTCGCTCGCGCACAGCGGCGACTGGTTCACCGTGCAGCTCTCCGCAGACGACGACGGCGTCACCGTCCCGGACCTGGTACGCGACCTCGTCGGCCTCGGCGTCCGCGTGCACGCCGTCGAGCCGGTGCGGATCAGCCTGGAGGAACGGCTGCTCGCCGTCCTCCGGCATGAGGAGGTCAGTCCGTGATCGTGCTGACCGTCGCCGGGCTCACCCTGCGCGAGGCGTTCCGGCGGCGGGTCGTCTGGGCGCTCCTGGTCCTGACCGTGGCGCTGCTCGTGCTCAGCGGCTGGGGCTTCTCGAAACTGATCGGCCTGGACACCGAGCTGGGCACCATGACCAGCGGCGAGGCCCGCCTCGTGGCCTCGCTGCTGCTCAACCTGATCATGTTCGGGTTCAGCCTCATCGCCGCGATCGGCACCGCATTCCTCGCTGGGCCGACGCTCGCGGGCGAGGTGGAGTCGGGGCAGGCACTGGCGATCCTCGCGCGACCGGTCCGCCGATCGTCGGTCCTGCTCGGCAAATGGCTGGGCCTGCTCACCTTCGGCTGCGGCTACGTGGTCCTGGCCGGTCTCGCGCAGCTGCTCATCGTGCGTGCGGTGGTCGGCTACTGGCCTCCGGCACCTGCCTCGGGCCTCGCGCTGCTCGCGGCCGAGACGGTCGTGCTGCTGACGCTGGCCCTCCTGCTGTCCAGCGTCGTCTCGCCGATGGCGTCCGGGATCGTCGCCGTCGGCCTCTTCGGGGCGACCTGGGTCGCCGGTGTGGTCGGCGGCATCGGCGGGGCCCTGGGCAACGAGGGCGTCGAGCGCGTCGGCACCGTGTCCCGGGTCCTGCTGCCCACCGACGGCCTGTGGCGCGGCGCCATGAACGCGTTCCAGGACCCGATCGCACTGGTCCAGATGGGTCCTGGGGAGGGCGGGTTCCCGTTCCTGGCCGAGGCGCCGCTGGCGCCGGCCTACCTGGCATGGGCCGTGGTGTGGATCGCCGTGATCCTGGGGCTGACCGCCCTCTCCTTCCAGCGCCGGGACATCTAGCGTCCGTCTCCGCGCACTCGCGGCCCCCGACGACGATGAATCCGGCCGTGGTTCGCGGTCTTCTCTGCCACCCGATCCGCACGCGAAGGGGAGCACCATGACCGCGATCTACACCTTCGACGTCTTCTGCAGCCTCGACGGCTTCGGCGCCGCCGGCGGCGACTGGACCGGTTACTGGGGCAAGCAGGGCCCCGAGCTGCTCGAACGCCGCCTCGCGATCTACGACCAGGACCAGCGGATGGTCTTCGGGGCCCACACCTTCCGCGCCTTCGTGCGGATGCTGGCCGAGAGCACCGAGGAGGCCGAGGTCCGGGACCCGTGGGTCACCCGCATGCGGAACCTCCCCGCAACGGTGGTGTCGACGACGCTGGACGGCCCCCTCGACTGGCCGGACGCGACCCTCGTGCGCGGCGACGCCGTCGACGTCGTCGCACGGCTCAGGGAGGAGTCCGAGCTGCCGTTGCGCTCGCACGGCAGCCTGTCGATGAACCGGGCGCTGATGGCCGCCGGCCTGGTCGACCGCGTCCAGGTGACGATCTTCCCGGTCATCACCGGTCGGACCGGGGTGGAACCTATCTTCGGGGGTGCGGCCGACTTCGACCTCGAGCTGATCGGGAGCCGGACGCTCGACGGCCGCATCCAGGAGCTCGTCTACCAGCCCACCCTGCACGTCTGACGGAACACCCCGCCAGACTCGCAGCCATCGTTGGCAACGTCCGAGATTCTCGGACAGCCGAGCCTCCCGAGTCCTGCCATCCTCTCTTCGACGGCGCAACGTTGGCCGGTACTCGATGTGCAGGGCTCGGCGGATCACGACAGAGGAGGTCGCATGAGCACGACGGCGGGGGGAGCCACGGAGCAGGCTGACGAGGAGCGCCGCCGCGGCGGTTTCAGCTCCCGGCGCGTCTTCATCCTGGCGGCGATCGGGTCGGCTGTCGGACTCGGCAACATCTGGCGGTTTCCCTACGTCGCCTACGAGAACGGCGGCGGCGCCTTCGTGGTGCCCTACCTGGTCGCACTGCTGACCGCCGGCATCCCGTTCCTGCTGCTCGACTACGCGATCGGCCACCGCCACCGCGGCTCCGCGCCGCTCTCCTTCGCCCGGCTGCGCCGCGGCACCGAGGGGTTCGGCTGGTGGCAGGTGGCCATCTGCGCCGTCATCGCCGTCTACTACGCCGCGGTGCTGGCCTGGGCGCTGCGCTACACGTTCTTCTCGCTCGACGAGGCGTGGGGCGCCGACCCCGAAGGGTTCTTCTTCGGCGAGTTCCTCCAGGCCGGTGACGTCGAGGTCACCGCCGACGTGGTGCCCGGGGTGCTCGTCCCCCTCCTGGTCGTCTGGCTGGCCGTACTCGTGATCATGGCCCTCGGCGTCCAGCGCGGGATCGGTGCGACCTCGCTGATCTTCATCCCGGTGCTGGTGCTCGCCTTCGCCGTCCTCGTGGTGCAGGCGCTGCTGCTGCCGGGCGCAGGAGCCGGCCTCGACGCGCTGTTCACGCCCGACTGGTCGGCGCTCACCTCGGCCTCGGTCTGGGCCGCCGCGTTCGGCCAGATCTTCTTCTCCCTGTCGATCGGCTTCGGCATCATGATCACGTACGCCTCGTACGTCCGCCGCCGCGAGGACATGATCGGCTCCGGCCTCGTCGTCGGCTTCTCGAACTCCAGTTTCGAGCTGCTCGCCGGCATCGGCGTCTTCGCCGCCCTCGGCTTCATGGCCCAGTCCGGCGGGGTCGCGGTGGGCGAGGTCGCCAGCGACGGGATCGGGCTGGCCTTCATCGCCTTCCCGACGATCATCAGCGAGGCCCCGGCCGGTGCCCTCATCGGCGTCCTGTTCTTCGGGTCGCTGGTCATCGCCGGCATCACCTCGCTGATCAGTGTCATCGAGGTCGTGATCTCCGCCGTCCGCGACAAGCTCGACACCAGCCGGCTCACCGCGACCCTCGCGGTCGTCGTTCCCACCGCGGTGCTGAGCCTGGTGCTCTTCAGCACGACGAGCGGCATCTACGTGCTCGACGTCGTCGACCACTTCGTCAACCAGTACGGCATCCTCGTCGTGGCGCTGCTGAGCATGCTGGTCGTCGCGTGGGTGCTCCGGGCCCTGCCCAGGCTCGGCGAGCACCTCAACGTCCACGGCCGGCCCCGGGTCGGCACCGGCTGGCGGGTGCTGACGAGCGTCGTCGCCCCCACGGCCTTGGCCGTCGTGCTCGTCCTCGCGGTGCGGGACGACCTCGCCGCGCCGTACGGGGACTACCCCGGCTGGCTGCTGCTGATCTTCGGCTGGCTGATGGTCGTGGCGCTGCCGCTGATCGGCTTCCTGCTCGCCCGGCTGAAGTGGCGCGCCGGCACCCACCTGGACGGGCCGCCACCCGGCTCCGACCCGGCGGCGCCGTTGCACGCCACCAGCCCGACGGACCGGACCCTCCGGAACCGGCCGGTGAGCGGGCACGACGAGGGAGGACCCCGATGAGCACGTCCGCGATCGTGATGATGCTGGTGGCGATGGCCGTGATCTGGGGCGGCCTCACCCTGGCCGTGGTCAGCCTGCTGCGCCACGGCGCCGTCGAGGACCGCGCCGGGGATCTGCGCCGCGACCTCTGAGAAAGGACCCCGTCCTCCCCACCCTTCGCACGCTCAGGGCGAGCCCCGGGACGGGGCCGGTGCGCGCCTTCGGTGGGCTCGCCGCCGGGCCGAACCGGGGTGGGAAGCCTGGCCGTCACCTGCCGGGGATAGCGTCGGGGTCGACATGAGTGCCCTGCCTGCCCCGTCCGAGTCCGCCCTGCGCCGTGCGCTCACCCGCGCCGAGCGCGGGGTCACCCTCGACCCCGTCGAGGCGGAGACACTCCTGCACGCCCGCGGGCTCGGCGAGCGCGAGCCGCTGGACCGGCTGCTGACCGCCGCCGGCCGGGTGCGGGACGCCGGGCTCGCCTCCGCCGGACGCCCGGGTGTGGTGACCTACAGCCGCAAGGTGTTCATCCCGCTCACCCACCTGTGCCGCGACCGCTGCCACTACTGCACGTTCGTCACGACGCCGGGGCAGCTGCGTGCCCAGGGGAAGGCCCCCTACCTCTCCCCCGACGAGGTGCTCGACATCGCGCGGGCGGGCGCGGCGATGGGCTGCAAGGAGGCGCTGTTCACCCTCGGCGACCGCCCCGAGGACCGCTGGCCGGTCGCGGCCGAGTGGCTGGAGGCGCACGGCTTCGACTCGACGCTGGGCTACCTGCGGGCGATGGCGATCCGCGTGCTCGAGGAGACCGGGCTGCTCCCCCACCTCAACCCGGGCGTGCTGACCTGGGAGGAGATCCAGCGGCTCAAGCCGGTCTCCGCCTCGATGGGGATGATGCTGGAGACGACAGCGACGCGCCTGTGGTCGGAGCCCGGCGGCCCGCACTTCGGGTCGCCGGACAAGGACCCCGCCGTCCGCCTCCGGGTGCTGGAGGACGCCGGGCGCTCCGCCGTCCCGTTCACCACCGGCGTGCTGCTCGGCATCGGCGAGGACTACGCCGAGCGGGTGGACGCCGTCGGCGCGATCCGGGCCGCAGCACTTCGGCACGGGCACGTTCAGGAGGTCATCGTCCAGAACTTCCGGGCCAAGCCGCGCACGGCGATGCAGGCGCACGACGACCTGGAGCTGCAGGAGTACGTCGCGGCCGTCGCCGTCACCCGGCTGCTGCTCGGCCCGAAGGCACGGGTGCAGGCGCCGCCCAACCTGTCGGACTCCACCGAGCTCGGGCTGCTGCTCCGCGCCGGGGTCGACGACTGGGGCGGGGTCTCACCGCTGACCCCCGACCACGTGAACCCCGAGCGCCCGTGGCCGAACATCGACAAGCTGGCGGCGCTCTCGGCCGAGGCCGGCTTCGAGCTGCGCGAGCGGCTGGCCGCCCAGCCGCCGTACGTGCGGCAGTCCGAGCCGTGGCTGGACCCGCGGGTGCGCCCGCACGTGTCCGCGCTGGCCGGTCCGGACGGGCTGGCGGTCGAGGGCCGGATCCCGGCCGGTCTGCCGTGGCAGGAACCCGACGAGGCGTGGACGTCGTCGGGGCGGGTGGACCTGCACGTGGAGGTCGACACCGTCGGGCGCACCTCGGACCGGCGCAGCGACTTCGACGCCGTCTACGGCGACTGGTCGGAGCTGCGCTCCCGCACGGAGAGCGCCCGGGACGGGCACTCGACGGCGTTGGCCGCCGGCGACCGCGAGGTGCTGGCCGCCCTGCTGCACGCCGAACGCGACCCGGCCGGGCTCTCCGCCGCCGAGTACCTGGCGCTCCTGGGCGCCGACGGCAGCGACCTGGAGCACCTGTGCGCCCTGGCCGACGCCGTCCGTGCCGACGTCAACGGCGACGACGTCACCTACGTGGTGAACCGGAACATCAACTTCACCAACGTCTGCTACACCGGCTGCCGGTTCTGCGCCTTCGCCCAGCGACGCACCGACGCCGACGCCTACACGCTGTCGATGGCCCAGGTCGGCGACCGGGTCGACGAGGCGTGGGCCGCCGGGGCGACCGAGATCTGCATGCAGGGCGGCATCCACCCCGACCTGCCCGGGACGGCGTACTTCGAGCTCGCCCGCGAGGTGAAGCAACGGCAGCCCGGCATCCACCTGCACGCGTTCTCACCCATGGAGATCGTGAACGGCGCCGCGCGGACGGGGCTGTCGTTCCGCGACTTCCTGACCGAGGCCAAGGCCGCGGGTCTGGATTCGATCCCCGGGACGGCGGCGGAAATCCTCGACGACGACGTCCGCTGGGTGCTCACCAAGGGCAAGCTGCCGACGGCGACCTGGCTGGAGATCATCCGGACGGCGCACGAGGTCGGGATCCCGACGACGTCGACGATGATGTACGGACACGTCGACACCC from Blastococcus colisei harbors:
- a CDS encoding methionine/alanine import family NSS transporter small subunit, translated to MSTSAIVMMLVAMAVIWGGLTLAVVSLLRHGAVEDRAGDLRRDL
- a CDS encoding ABC transporter permease subunit, whose product is MIVLTVAGLTLREAFRRRVVWALLVLTVALLVLSGWGFSKLIGLDTELGTMTSGEARLVASLLLNLIMFGFSLIAAIGTAFLAGPTLAGEVESGQALAILARPVRRSSVLLGKWLGLLTFGCGYVVLAGLAQLLIVRAVVGYWPPAPASGLALLAAETVVLLTLALLLSSVVSPMASGIVAVGLFGATWVAGVVGGIGGALGNEGVERVGTVSRVLLPTDGLWRGAMNAFQDPIALVQMGPGEGGFPFLAEAPLAPAYLAWAVVWIAVILGLTALSFQRRDI
- a CDS encoding ABC transporter ATP-binding protein, which translates into the protein MTPSGSSVELADLPPSPAVWCSGLRKRYGRRTAVDDVSFSVARGEVLGLLGPNGAGKTSVIKMLLGLVRPDAGEVLLLGRRASDPRSRSAVGYLPELFRYQPWLTPTEVLDLHVRLARSDVPPAERRECLALVGLAGRAGDRLGGFSKGMQQRLGLAVALVARPELVVLDEPTSALDPIGRVDVRDLVLSLKSRGVAVLLNSHLIGEVERVCDRVVILDEGRVAASGTLAELLGQREVRLRLAGVDGRAEDRLRAAGSLAHSGDWFTVQLSADDDGVTVPDLVRDLVGLGVRVHAVEPVRISLEERLLAVLRHEEVSP
- a CDS encoding flavin reductase family protein; protein product: MPVDAADFAAALGQYAAGVCLLTVRDGIDDVGTTVSSVMSVSAAPPLVAVGLSAQGYPAEVLEEVGTCGLTVLAAQHAIVASRFASAGRPSARHLLESVPWSRAPGSDAIVLDDGLAALDCRLERLVEAGDHVVALLAVEAVPVLDADARPLLRLRGRYVDESGSPRPRA
- a CDS encoding transglutaminase-like domain-containing protein — translated: MRIDVAATLTVSSPEPATALLQIAVADPVAEQLTVLSGGTAVEPEEFEVNGARVHRLQLLAGDTTVTYSASAQDGGSPRKVSSAEWAEALRPSRYCPSDQLEGFAGTEFDRTLPRARLVSTVADWVHRRLVYTSGASRPVDTAVDTLLAGRGVCRDYAHLTVTLLRALEIPARLVAVYAPGLAPMDFHAVVEAEVDGVWSVVDATRLAPTRSLVRICSGRDAADTAFLSLFGGVAQFRTMRVTATTDGPLPAPDEAPFPLP
- a CDS encoding dihydrolipoyl dehydrogenase family protein; this encodes MTEQSYDVVVLGAGSTGENVADVVVRGGLTAVLVESELVGGECSYWACMPSKALLRGTEVLSEARDVDGARQAVTGEQDVAATLERRSSFTSHWDDSGQVEWVQGAGIDLIRGTGRLAGERTVVVTAADGTETRLTARHAVAVCTGSMSATPPIDGLADVDPWGPREATSAKEAPGRLLVLGGGYVGCEMATAWQALGSQVTVLQRGDRLLEGMEPAAGDAVARSLRDSGVDVRLDTDVTAARRDDGEVVLTTSGGEFRGDEVLVAVGRAARTGDVGLDVVGLEPGNYLEVDDTLRVDGSSWLYGVGDVNGRALLTHMGKYQARQAGAAIVARATGEDVDTSDWSPFVATADRYATPSVVFTVPQVASVGRTAKEADDAGLPHRVVDIPLEVAGSSLFADGYEGRAIAVIDTDRDVLLGLTFVGPAVGELLQAATIAVVGEVPIRRLWHAVPAYPTVSEIWLRLLEAYRG
- a CDS encoding pyridoxamine 5'-phosphate oxidase family protein, translating into MTPPSDPQVLEVVDRYRTCEFATLTRSGVPITWPTAVLYRSDGTFLITTSIALPQKAYNIRRDDRVALLFSEPTGSGMAGAPQVLVQGRARCPDEIVTDVAGAPEYWRRLHERQPFNHVYSRNVVTRRLFDWYYMRLLITVTPTAWITRPPLPAGPATVFTGVPDGVSARALAELAAYPSAVLATRTDDGMPSLQRARVTGPGAAGRLRLDVPPDESLREGPASLLAHGHDERLWSLRSVVVTGELIATDVWTFQPERVVDGAGAVGPFALVREIRRLRRAAAGYLEKRSLPRPDVAWNGIRALGNGVRAAGTEPRPEPAAGRPSSP
- a CDS encoding sigma-70 family RNA polymerase sigma factor: MARPRTERGTGMSRGRVDVRTDLEQVFRSNYAGVVAVAARVLGSRDQAEDVAQEVFLSFGRSSVPADEAGGWLTVAATHTALNLLRSGRRRSAREENACDGPAVVPDVADLVITREERSAVRAALARLPHKQAVTLVLRHSGLSYAEVASALDLSPGSVGTTVRRAESVLLKELNRHASPE
- a CDS encoding sodium-dependent transporter yields the protein MSTTAGGATEQADEERRRGGFSSRRVFILAAIGSAVGLGNIWRFPYVAYENGGGAFVVPYLVALLTAGIPFLLLDYAIGHRHRGSAPLSFARLRRGTEGFGWWQVAICAVIAVYYAAVLAWALRYTFFSLDEAWGADPEGFFFGEFLQAGDVEVTADVVPGVLVPLLVVWLAVLVIMALGVQRGIGATSLIFIPVLVLAFAVLVVQALLLPGAGAGLDALFTPDWSALTSASVWAAAFGQIFFSLSIGFGIMITYASYVRRREDMIGSGLVVGFSNSSFELLAGIGVFAALGFMAQSGGVAVGEVASDGIGLAFIAFPTIISEAPAGALIGVLFFGSLVIAGITSLISVIEVVISAVRDKLDTSRLTATLAVVVPTAVLSLVLFSTTSGIYVLDVVDHFVNQYGILVVALLSMLVVAWVLRALPRLGEHLNVHGRPRVGTGWRVLTSVVAPTALAVVLVLAVRDDLAAPYGDYPGWLLLIFGWLMVVALPLIGFLLARLKWRAGTHLDGPPPGSDPAAPLHATSPTDRTLRNRPVSGHDEGGPR
- a CDS encoding dihydrofolate reductase family protein, with product MTAIYTFDVFCSLDGFGAAGGDWTGYWGKQGPELLERRLAIYDQDQRMVFGAHTFRAFVRMLAESTEEAEVRDPWVTRMRNLPATVVSTTLDGPLDWPDATLVRGDAVDVVARLREESELPLRSHGSLSMNRALMAAGLVDRVQVTIFPVITGRTGVEPIFGGAADFDLELIGSRTLDGRIQELVYQPTLHV